Proteins encoded in a region of the Pieris brassicae chromosome 3, ilPieBrab1.1, whole genome shotgun sequence genome:
- the LOC123706613 gene encoding alpha-tocopherol transfer protein isoform X1 has translation MPESEVTTKVILNEVTPDISQHMLSDVTHLPGVQLGDFLLQFELDEPNEAVRDVARRELRETPENIQPAVDELRRLLEADKELYVPCERDAWLIRFLRPCKFYPESAYELIKRYYGFKVKHHKHYEGLTPSKEQNVFNQNVLKVLPTRDQLGRRVLVLELGKKWNHNKCTLDEVFKGCVLFLEGAMLEPETQICGAVVIFDMDGLSLQQVWQFTPQFAKRIVDWLQECIPLRIKGLYIINQPYIFNMVFQLFKPILQEKLRSRIVFLGNDRELLYKYINPKCLPEKYGGSLNIPDVTGAQWLELLMYCDKEYLAINSYGYKKSK, from the exons TATCACAGCACATGCTATCAGATGTGACCCACTTGCCGGGGGTTCAACTAGGAGACTTCTTACTCCAGTTCGAGTTGGATGAACCCAATGAAGCGGTCCGCGATGTCGCCAGACGGGAACTACGAGAAACGCCAGAAAACATCCAACCAGCTGTTGATGAACTAAGGAGGCTTTTAGAAG cggACAAGGAACTGTATGTCCCCTGTGAACGCGACGCGTGGCTCATCAGATTTCTGCGGCCTTGCAAATTCTACCCTGAAAGTGCTTACGAGTTG aTCAAACGCTATTACGGATTCAAAGTAAAGCATCACAAACATTATGAAGGACTAACACCAAGCAAAGAACAGAATGTCTTCAACCAGAATGTCCTCAAAGTTCTTCCCACGAGAGATCAGCTTGGGCGAAGGGTGCTGGTTCTGGAACTGGGCA AAAAGTGGAACCACAACAAATGCACACTAGATGAGGTGTTCAAAGGTTGTGTTCTCTTCCTAGAGGGCGCCATGTTGGAGCCAGAGACACAGATATGCGGCGCTGTCGTGATTTTTGACATGGACGGTCTGTCTTTGCAACAAGTTTGGCAATTCACCCCACAATTCGCAAAGAGAATTGTCGATTGGCTGCAG GAATGCATCCCGCTCAGAATAAAAGGCCTATACATCATTAACCAGCCGTATATCTTCAATATGGTGTTCCAGTTATTCAAGCCAATTTTGCAAGAAAAATTGCGTTCTCGAATTGTATTTTTGGGCAATGATAGAGAGCttctttacaaatatataaatcctaAATGTCTTCCTGAAAAATATGGTGGGAGTTTAAACATACCAGATGTCACTGGGGCTCAGTGGTTGGAGCTTTTGATGTATTGCGATAAGGAATACCTTg CGATCAACTCTTATGGATACAAGAAAAGCAAGTGA
- the LOC123706616 gene encoding retinaldehyde-binding protein 1-like isoform X2 — MALYYDDGTPYVLLGGHRIQLEREPFTEQYYVEKAEKELRETPENVEKGLRELRELLQGELSLVVPIEDDVFLMKFLRPCKFYAESAFKRIKAYYNFRLLYANYCKDLTPRATQAAFQNSIVSMLSPRDQQGRRLLFVESGELWKPRVVPLAEMFRGVQIALESALEEPRTQVSGVNVVINLKGLSLSHIMHFTPSFAKMIVDWIQLKSVMVTSTTTINVDAFVTCFCGEEEHISWCDHCSGTNNGRPYKES, encoded by the exons ATGGCGTTGTACTATGATGATGGTACACCGTATGTTTTATTGGGAGGACATAGAATACAATTAGAAAGAGAGCCGTTTACGGAACAGTATTATGTAGAAAAAGCGGAAAAGGAACTAAGAGAGACGCCGGAAAATGTAGAAAAAGGGCTTAGAGAGTTACGTGAACTTTTACAAG GAGAATTAAGCCTGGTTGTACCAATTGAAGATGATGTGTTCTTGATGAAGTTTTTGAGACCGTGCAAGTTCTACGCTGAAAGTGCTTTTAAACGg ATAAAAGCCTATTACAATTTTCGTCTGCTATATGCGAACTATTGCAAGGATCTCACTCCGAGAGCAACTCAGGCTGCATTCCAGAACTCCATTGTTTCCATGCTGTCACCCAGGGACCAGCAAGGCCGTCGCCTATTGTTCGTGGAATCTGGAG AACTTTGGAAGCCACGTGTGGTACCACTTGCTGAAATGTTCCGTGGGGTACAGATAGCTTTGGAATCCGCACTGGAGGAGCCCCGGACCCAAGTAAGCGGCGTCAACGTAGTAATAAACCTAAAAGGACTATCGCTTTCGCACATTATGCATTTCACGCCATCTTTTGCCAAAATGATCGTGGATTGGATACAG ctAAAATCTGTCATGGTTACGTcaacaacaacaataaatGTTGATGCCTTCGTCACATGCTTCTGTGGGGAAGAGGAACATATCAGCTGGTGTGATCACTGTTCAGGCACAAACAACGGACGGCCTTATAAAGAGTCATAA
- the LOC123706613 gene encoding alpha-tocopherol transfer protein isoform X2: protein MGRVSQHMLSDVTHLPGVQLGDFLLQFELDEPNEAVRDVARRELRETPENIQPAVDELRRLLEADKELYVPCERDAWLIRFLRPCKFYPESAYELIKRYYGFKVKHHKHYEGLTPSKEQNVFNQNVLKVLPTRDQLGRRVLVLELGKKWNHNKCTLDEVFKGCVLFLEGAMLEPETQICGAVVIFDMDGLSLQQVWQFTPQFAKRIVDWLQECIPLRIKGLYIINQPYIFNMVFQLFKPILQEKLRSRIVFLGNDRELLYKYINPKCLPEKYGGSLNIPDVTGAQWLELLMYCDKEYLAINSYGYKKSK from the exons atgggCAGAG TATCACAGCACATGCTATCAGATGTGACCCACTTGCCGGGGGTTCAACTAGGAGACTTCTTACTCCAGTTCGAGTTGGATGAACCCAATGAAGCGGTCCGCGATGTCGCCAGACGGGAACTACGAGAAACGCCAGAAAACATCCAACCAGCTGTTGATGAACTAAGGAGGCTTTTAGAAG cggACAAGGAACTGTATGTCCCCTGTGAACGCGACGCGTGGCTCATCAGATTTCTGCGGCCTTGCAAATTCTACCCTGAAAGTGCTTACGAGTTG aTCAAACGCTATTACGGATTCAAAGTAAAGCATCACAAACATTATGAAGGACTAACACCAAGCAAAGAACAGAATGTCTTCAACCAGAATGTCCTCAAAGTTCTTCCCACGAGAGATCAGCTTGGGCGAAGGGTGCTGGTTCTGGAACTGGGCA AAAAGTGGAACCACAACAAATGCACACTAGATGAGGTGTTCAAAGGTTGTGTTCTCTTCCTAGAGGGCGCCATGTTGGAGCCAGAGACACAGATATGCGGCGCTGTCGTGATTTTTGACATGGACGGTCTGTCTTTGCAACAAGTTTGGCAATTCACCCCACAATTCGCAAAGAGAATTGTCGATTGGCTGCAG GAATGCATCCCGCTCAGAATAAAAGGCCTATACATCATTAACCAGCCGTATATCTTCAATATGGTGTTCCAGTTATTCAAGCCAATTTTGCAAGAAAAATTGCGTTCTCGAATTGTATTTTTGGGCAATGATAGAGAGCttctttacaaatatataaatcctaAATGTCTTCCTGAAAAATATGGTGGGAGTTTAAACATACCAGATGTCACTGGGGCTCAGTGGTTGGAGCTTTTGATGTATTGCGATAAGGAATACCTTg CGATCAACTCTTATGGATACAAGAAAAGCAAGTGA
- the LOC123706616 gene encoding alpha-tocopherol transfer protein-like isoform X1, with amino-acid sequence MALYYDDGTPYVLLGGHRIQLEREPFTEQYYVEKAEKELRETPENVEKGLRELRELLQGELSLVVPIEDDVFLMKFLRPCKFYAESAFKRIKAYYNFRLLYANYCKDLTPRATQAAFQNSIVSMLSPRDQQGRRLLFVESGELWKPRVVPLAEMFRGVQIALESALEEPRTQVSGVNVVINLKGLSLSHIMHFTPSFAKMIVDWIQDCIPVRLKGVHIINQPYIFNMLFALFKPFLSTKLRSRIHFHGSDTTMLLKDVDASQLVVRCGGTLPENEETGDIMWKMLCHYEEDFKTKICHGYVNNNNKC; translated from the exons ATGGCGTTGTACTATGATGATGGTACACCGTATGTTTTATTGGGAGGACATAGAATACAATTAGAAAGAGAGCCGTTTACGGAACAGTATTATGTAGAAAAAGCGGAAAAGGAACTAAGAGAGACGCCGGAAAATGTAGAAAAAGGGCTTAGAGAGTTACGTGAACTTTTACAAG GAGAATTAAGCCTGGTTGTACCAATTGAAGATGATGTGTTCTTGATGAAGTTTTTGAGACCGTGCAAGTTCTACGCTGAAAGTGCTTTTAAACGg ATAAAAGCCTATTACAATTTTCGTCTGCTATATGCGAACTATTGCAAGGATCTCACTCCGAGAGCAACTCAGGCTGCATTCCAGAACTCCATTGTTTCCATGCTGTCACCCAGGGACCAGCAAGGCCGTCGCCTATTGTTCGTGGAATCTGGAG AACTTTGGAAGCCACGTGTGGTACCACTTGCTGAAATGTTCCGTGGGGTACAGATAGCTTTGGAATCCGCACTGGAGGAGCCCCGGACCCAAGTAAGCGGCGTCAACGTAGTAATAAACCTAAAAGGACTATCGCTTTCGCACATTATGCATTTCACGCCATCTTTTGCCAAAATGATCGTGGATTGGATACAG GATTGCATACCAGTCCGTCTAAAGGGAGTGCACATTATAAACCAACCATACATCTTCAATATGTTATTTGCACTTTTCAAACCATTCCTAAGTACGAAGTTACGCTCGCGGATACATTTCCACGGATCTGACACAACTATGCTACTTAAAGACGTAGATGCCTCGCAACTGGTAGTGAGGTGTGGTGGAACCCTTCCGGAAAACGAGGAAACTGGAGATATAATGTGGAAAATGCTTTGTCACTATGAAGAGGATTTTAAAA ctAAAATCTGTCATGGTTACGTcaacaacaacaataaatGTTGA